Proteins from one Sarcophilus harrisii chromosome 2, mSarHar1.11, whole genome shotgun sequence genomic window:
- the ANK1 gene encoding ankyrin-1 isoform X11, whose product MWTFVTQLLVTLVLLSFFLVSCQNVMHIVRGSLYYVLKHLHQELDKELGENEGLSDDEESISTRVVRRRVIVKENELQDIPGEHVTEEQFTDEQGNIVTKKIIRKVVRQIDTSGDRDTQELEEVNTEGSLQESSELETDLDDFMKHAKAEEVRGSSTLQSELIEGRKGAQIVKRASLKRGKQ is encoded by the exons ATGTGGACCTTTGTTACCCAGCTCTTGGTCACGCTGGTTCTGCTGAGCTTTTTCCTGGTCAGCTGTCAGAATGTCATGCACATCGTCCGTGGCTCCCTGTACTATGTGCTGAAGCATTTACACCAGGAACTGGACAAGGAGCTAGGGGAGAACGAGGGCCTGAGTGACGACGAAGAATCCATCTCCACCAGGGTGGTGCGGCGTCGGGTCATTGTGAAG GAAAATGAGCTTCAGGATATTCCAGGGGAACACGTGACTGAAGAACAATTCACTGATGAGCAAGGCAACATTGTCACAAAGAAG atAATCCGCAAAGTGGTTCGGCAGATAGACACATCTGGGGACAGGGACACCCAGGAACTGGAGGAGGTGAATACTGAGGGGTCTCTGCAGGAGTCCAGTGAGCTGGAAACAGATCTTGATGACTTTATGAAACATGCCAAG GCGGAGGAGGTGAGAGGGAGTAGTACCCTGCAATCGGAGCTGatcgaagggaggaagggggCTCAGATAGTGAAACGAGCAAGCCTGAAAAGGGGGAAGCAGTGA